The following are encoded together in the Juglans microcarpa x Juglans regia isolate MS1-56 chromosome 2D, Jm3101_v1.0, whole genome shotgun sequence genome:
- the LOC121248774 gene encoding pre-mRNA-processing factor 39-like isoform X3 gives MLTNGPDLATSSTTIVPPTRGPTRYKICSPNSLPYWLLLPPLLQYLHKPQSKTFEAESRTLSKRQTTPVSYFSSGMGDHDTAISETSAVMGYTSASYTSTDYSDANSNVVPDASAFPSKATGDFAAPAAIADINSTVPGGFDLGDGNIYGTDPNPILQEAHVSTAFEAEPAVGVANTSEKVTDPENAAIELSQAARNISSVDGSVGEMGTLAVENGNASDNMARAADEQQFDGFAMSAEEDRLWNIVRANSLDFNAWTSLIEETEKVAQENILKIRKVYDAFLAEFPLCYGYWKKYADHEAHLGSVDKVVEVYERAVQGVTYSVDIWLHYCIFSISTYGDPDTIRRLFERGLAYVGTDYLSFTLWDKYIEYEYMQQEWGRLAMIYTRILEYPNQQLDRYFTSFKELVGSRPLSEIMTAEEAATAAGGLSEDSVQANEGEVHPDATEQFPKPVSAGLTEAEELQKYIAVREEMYKKAKEFDSKIIGFETAIRRPYFHVRPLNVAELENWHSYLDFMEKEGDFNKVVKLYERCLIACANYPEYWIRYVLCMEASGMLDLANNALARATQVFVKRQPEIHLFAARFKEQNGDIPGSQDAYQLVHTEISPGLIEAIIKHANMEYRLGNLEAAYSLYEQAIAIEKGKEHSQTLPMLYAQYSRFVYMVSGNEEKAREILVQALEHVQLSKPILEALIHFEVIQSLPKRIDYLDSLVVKFIVPDLESPNVASPADREELSCIFLEFVNAFGDVPSIKKAEDRHAKLFLPHRSTSELKKRHAEDYLASDKAKIARSFSVPSPAQSLMGAYPNAQNQWTSGYGLQPQAWPPATQAQGQQWAPGYTQQQAAYSAYSGYGSGYTNPQTAASTPQTPSFGAYPSTYPAQAFPQQSYAQPTAAATLAAPAQQPAAVPQAYYGSYY, from the exons ATGTTAACAAACGGTCCAGATCTGGCGACATCATCGACTACCATAGTTCCGCCCACACGCGGCCCGACGCGATATAAAATCTGCTCCCCAAATTCCTTGCCCTACTGGCTACTATTACCACCGCTGCTGCAGTATTTACACAAACCTCAATCCAAAACCTTCGAAGCCGAATCCAGAACTCTCAGCAAACGACAAACGACACCGGTTTCTTATTTTTCCTCAG GTATGGGAGACCATGATACAGCCATATCTGAGACATCTGCTGTGATGGGCTATACATCTGCGAGTTATACTTCCACTGACTATTCTGATGCCAATTCAAATGTTGTCCCCGACGCCAGTGCTTTCCCATCTAAGGCTACTGGGGATTTTGCTGCCCCTGCTGCTATTGCTGATATAAATTCTACTGTTCCTGGTGGTTTTGATTTGGGAGATGGGAACATATATGGTACAGATCCTAATCCCATCTTGCAAGAAGCACATGTGAGTACAGCATTTGAAGCCGAGCCAGCTGTCGGAGTTGCTAATACTAGTGAGAAAGTCACCGATCCAGAAAATGCAGCAATAGAGTTGTCTCAAGCAGCTCGTAATATTTCTTCTGTGGATGGTAGTGTTGGTGAAATGGGGACTCTCGCAGTTGAGAATGGAAATGCTTCTGATAATATGGCGAGAGCTGCTGATGAGCAACAGTTTGATGGTTTCG CTATGTCTGCTGAAGAAGATCGACTGTGGAACATTGTGAGAGCTAattctttagattttaatgCATGGACTTCCTTGATTGAAGAAACTGAGAAGGTGGCACAG GAGAACATTTTGAAAATTCGAAAAGTTTACGACGCTTTTTTGGCAGAATTTCCTTTGTGTTATGGTTATTGGAAAAAGTATGCAGACCATGAGGCTCATCTGGGCTCTGTTGACAAAGTTGTGGAGGTTTATGAACGGGCAGTTCAAGGAGTGACATATTCAGTGGACATTTGGTTGCATTATTGCATATTTTCCATTAGCACATATGGGGATCCAGACACCATCAGAAG GCTCTTTGAACGAGGATTAGCTTATGTTGGAACAGATTACCTGTCGTTCACCCTCTGGGATAAATATATTGAATATGAATACATGCAGCAAGAATGGGGCCGTCTTGCTATGATTTACACCCGGATTTTGGAGTATCCAAATCAACAATTGGATCGGTATTTTACCAG CTTCAAAGAGTTAGTTGGAAGTCGACCTTTGTCTGAAATAATGACTGCTGAGGAAGCTGCAACAGCAGCAGGTGGACTTTCGGAGGATAGTGTCCAAGCGAATGAAGGAGAGGTTCATCCTGATGCTACAGAACAATTTCCTAAACCTGTAAGTGCTGGCTTAACAGAAGCAGAGGAGTTGCAGAAGTATATCGCCGTTAGAGAAGAGATGTATAAGAAAGCTAAAGAGTTCGATTCTAAGATCATTGGTTTTGAAACAGCTATTAGGAGGCCCTACTTTCATGTTCGGCCTCTCAATGTTGCAGAGCTTGAAAATTGGCATAGCTATTTGGATTTCATGGAAAAGGAAGGTGACTTTAACAAG GTGGTCAAGTTATATGAAAGATGCCTGATTGCATGTGCCAATTATCCTGAGTATTGGATACGGTATGTTTTATGCATGGAAGCTAGTGGAATGTTGGATCTTGCAAATAACGCACTTGCTCGTGCAACCCAAGTCTTTGTCAAG AGACAGCCAGAGATCCACCTTTTTGCTGCACGGTTTAAAGAGCAAAATGGGGATATACCTGGTTCTCAAGATGCCTATCAACTGGTGCATACTGAAATCTCTCCTGGTCTGATTGAAGCAATTATTAAACATGCAAATATGGAATATCGCCTG GGGAATCTAGAAGCTGCTTACTCCTTGTATGAACAGGCCATTGctattgaaaaaggaaaagagcatTCACAGACATTACCGATGCTGTATGCGCAATACTCTCGGTTTGTATATATG GTTTCTGGTAATGAAGAAAAAGCTAGGGAAATTCTAGTTCAAGCACTTGAGCATGTCCAACTATCAAAACCGATTCTTGAg GCATTAATACATTTTGAGGTAATTCAGTCCTTACCGAAGCGAATTGATTATTTGGATTCATTGGTTGTTAAGTTCATTGTTCCTGACCTGGAGAGCCCCAATGTTGCTAGTCCAGCTGATCGGGAAGAGCtatcatgcatttttttggag TTTGTGAATGCCTTTGGGGATGTACCATCCATCAAGAAGGCCGAGGATCGGCATGCCAAGCTTTTCCTACCCCACCGGAGCACCTCAGAGTTGAAAAAGCGCCATGCAGAGGATTATCTAGCATCAGATAAAGCTAAGATAGCAAGGTCTTTTTCTGTTCCTTCACCTGCCCAGTCCTTGATGGGTGCATATCCAAATGCACAAAACCAGTGGACATCTGGTTATGGTTTGCAGCCTCAAGCTTGGCCTCCAGCTACACAAGCACAGGGACAACAGTGGGCCCCTGGATATACGCAACAG
- the LOC121248774 gene encoding pre-mRNA-processing factor 39-like isoform X2 has product MLTNGPDLATSSTTIVPPTRGPTRYKICSPNSLPYWLLLPPLLQYLHKPQSKTFEAESRTLSKRQTTPVSYFSSGMGDHDTAISETSAVMGYTSASYTSTDYSDANSNVVPDASAFPSKATGDFAAPAAIADINSTVPGGFDLGDGNIYGTDPNPILQEAHVSTAFEAEPAVGVANTSEKVTDPENAAIELSQAARNISSVDGSVGEMGTLAVENGNASDNMARAADEQQFDGFVPAMSAEEDRLWNIVRANSLDFNAWTSLIEETEKVAQENILKIRKVYDAFLAEFPLCYGYWKKYADHEAHLGSVDKVVEVYERAVQGVTYSVDIWLHYCIFSISTYGDPDTIRRLFERGLAYVGTDYLSFTLWDKYIEYEYMQQEWGRLAMIYTRILEYPNQQLDRYFTSFKELVGSRPLSEIMTAEEAATAAGGLSEDSVQANEGEVHPDATEQFPKPVSAGLTEAEELQKYIAVREEMYKKAKEFDSKIIGFETAIRRPYFHVRPLNVAELENWHSYLDFMEKEGDFNKVVKLYERCLIACANYPEYWIRYVLCMEASGMLDLANNALARATQVFVKRQPEIHLFAARFKEQNGDIPGSQDAYQLVHTEISPGLIEAIIKHANMEYRLGNLEAAYSLYEQAIAIEKGKEHSQTLPMLYAQYSRFVYMVSGNEEKAREILVQALEHVQLSKPILEALIHFEVIQSLPKRIDYLDSLVVKFIVPDLESPNVASPADREELSCIFLEFVNAFGDVPSIKKAEDRHAKLFLPHRSTSELKKRHAEDYLASDKAKIARSFSVPSPAQSLMGAYPNAQNQWTSGYGLQPQAWPPATQAQGQQWAPGYTQQAAYSAYSGYGSGYTNPQTAASTPQTPSFGAYPSTYPAQAFPQQSYAQPTAAATLAAPAQQPAAVPQAYYGSYY; this is encoded by the exons ATGTTAACAAACGGTCCAGATCTGGCGACATCATCGACTACCATAGTTCCGCCCACACGCGGCCCGACGCGATATAAAATCTGCTCCCCAAATTCCTTGCCCTACTGGCTACTATTACCACCGCTGCTGCAGTATTTACACAAACCTCAATCCAAAACCTTCGAAGCCGAATCCAGAACTCTCAGCAAACGACAAACGACACCGGTTTCTTATTTTTCCTCAG GTATGGGAGACCATGATACAGCCATATCTGAGACATCTGCTGTGATGGGCTATACATCTGCGAGTTATACTTCCACTGACTATTCTGATGCCAATTCAAATGTTGTCCCCGACGCCAGTGCTTTCCCATCTAAGGCTACTGGGGATTTTGCTGCCCCTGCTGCTATTGCTGATATAAATTCTACTGTTCCTGGTGGTTTTGATTTGGGAGATGGGAACATATATGGTACAGATCCTAATCCCATCTTGCAAGAAGCACATGTGAGTACAGCATTTGAAGCCGAGCCAGCTGTCGGAGTTGCTAATACTAGTGAGAAAGTCACCGATCCAGAAAATGCAGCAATAGAGTTGTCTCAAGCAGCTCGTAATATTTCTTCTGTGGATGGTAGTGTTGGTGAAATGGGGACTCTCGCAGTTGAGAATGGAAATGCTTCTGATAATATGGCGAGAGCTGCTGATGAGCAACAGTTTGATGGTTTCG TACCAGCTATGTCTGCTGAAGAAGATCGACTGTGGAACATTGTGAGAGCTAattctttagattttaatgCATGGACTTCCTTGATTGAAGAAACTGAGAAGGTGGCACAG GAGAACATTTTGAAAATTCGAAAAGTTTACGACGCTTTTTTGGCAGAATTTCCTTTGTGTTATGGTTATTGGAAAAAGTATGCAGACCATGAGGCTCATCTGGGCTCTGTTGACAAAGTTGTGGAGGTTTATGAACGGGCAGTTCAAGGAGTGACATATTCAGTGGACATTTGGTTGCATTATTGCATATTTTCCATTAGCACATATGGGGATCCAGACACCATCAGAAG GCTCTTTGAACGAGGATTAGCTTATGTTGGAACAGATTACCTGTCGTTCACCCTCTGGGATAAATATATTGAATATGAATACATGCAGCAAGAATGGGGCCGTCTTGCTATGATTTACACCCGGATTTTGGAGTATCCAAATCAACAATTGGATCGGTATTTTACCAG CTTCAAAGAGTTAGTTGGAAGTCGACCTTTGTCTGAAATAATGACTGCTGAGGAAGCTGCAACAGCAGCAGGTGGACTTTCGGAGGATAGTGTCCAAGCGAATGAAGGAGAGGTTCATCCTGATGCTACAGAACAATTTCCTAAACCTGTAAGTGCTGGCTTAACAGAAGCAGAGGAGTTGCAGAAGTATATCGCCGTTAGAGAAGAGATGTATAAGAAAGCTAAAGAGTTCGATTCTAAGATCATTGGTTTTGAAACAGCTATTAGGAGGCCCTACTTTCATGTTCGGCCTCTCAATGTTGCAGAGCTTGAAAATTGGCATAGCTATTTGGATTTCATGGAAAAGGAAGGTGACTTTAACAAG GTGGTCAAGTTATATGAAAGATGCCTGATTGCATGTGCCAATTATCCTGAGTATTGGATACGGTATGTTTTATGCATGGAAGCTAGTGGAATGTTGGATCTTGCAAATAACGCACTTGCTCGTGCAACCCAAGTCTTTGTCAAG AGACAGCCAGAGATCCACCTTTTTGCTGCACGGTTTAAAGAGCAAAATGGGGATATACCTGGTTCTCAAGATGCCTATCAACTGGTGCATACTGAAATCTCTCCTGGTCTGATTGAAGCAATTATTAAACATGCAAATATGGAATATCGCCTG GGGAATCTAGAAGCTGCTTACTCCTTGTATGAACAGGCCATTGctattgaaaaaggaaaagagcatTCACAGACATTACCGATGCTGTATGCGCAATACTCTCGGTTTGTATATATG GTTTCTGGTAATGAAGAAAAAGCTAGGGAAATTCTAGTTCAAGCACTTGAGCATGTCCAACTATCAAAACCGATTCTTGAg GCATTAATACATTTTGAGGTAATTCAGTCCTTACCGAAGCGAATTGATTATTTGGATTCATTGGTTGTTAAGTTCATTGTTCCTGACCTGGAGAGCCCCAATGTTGCTAGTCCAGCTGATCGGGAAGAGCtatcatgcatttttttggag TTTGTGAATGCCTTTGGGGATGTACCATCCATCAAGAAGGCCGAGGATCGGCATGCCAAGCTTTTCCTACCCCACCGGAGCACCTCAGAGTTGAAAAAGCGCCATGCAGAGGATTATCTAGCATCAGATAAAGCTAAGATAGCAAGGTCTTTTTCTGTTCCTTCACCTGCCCAGTCCTTGATGGGTGCATATCCAAATGCACAAAACCAGTGGACATCTGGTTATGGTTTGCAGCCTCAAGCTTGGCCTCCAGCTACACAAGCACAGGGACAACAGTGGGCCCCTGGATATACGCAACAG
- the LOC121248774 gene encoding pre-mRNA-processing factor 39-like isoform X1, translating to MLTNGPDLATSSTTIVPPTRGPTRYKICSPNSLPYWLLLPPLLQYLHKPQSKTFEAESRTLSKRQTTPVSYFSSGMGDHDTAISETSAVMGYTSASYTSTDYSDANSNVVPDASAFPSKATGDFAAPAAIADINSTVPGGFDLGDGNIYGTDPNPILQEAHVSTAFEAEPAVGVANTSEKVTDPENAAIELSQAARNISSVDGSVGEMGTLAVENGNASDNMARAADEQQFDGFVPAMSAEEDRLWNIVRANSLDFNAWTSLIEETEKVAQENILKIRKVYDAFLAEFPLCYGYWKKYADHEAHLGSVDKVVEVYERAVQGVTYSVDIWLHYCIFSISTYGDPDTIRRLFERGLAYVGTDYLSFTLWDKYIEYEYMQQEWGRLAMIYTRILEYPNQQLDRYFTSFKELVGSRPLSEIMTAEEAATAAGGLSEDSVQANEGEVHPDATEQFPKPVSAGLTEAEELQKYIAVREEMYKKAKEFDSKIIGFETAIRRPYFHVRPLNVAELENWHSYLDFMEKEGDFNKVVKLYERCLIACANYPEYWIRYVLCMEASGMLDLANNALARATQVFVKRQPEIHLFAARFKEQNGDIPGSQDAYQLVHTEISPGLIEAIIKHANMEYRLGNLEAAYSLYEQAIAIEKGKEHSQTLPMLYAQYSRFVYMVSGNEEKAREILVQALEHVQLSKPILEALIHFEVIQSLPKRIDYLDSLVVKFIVPDLESPNVASPADREELSCIFLEFVNAFGDVPSIKKAEDRHAKLFLPHRSTSELKKRHAEDYLASDKAKIARSFSVPSPAQSLMGAYPNAQNQWTSGYGLQPQAWPPATQAQGQQWAPGYTQQQAAYSAYSGYGSGYTNPQTAASTPQTPSFGAYPSTYPAQAFPQQSYAQPTAAATLAAPAQQPAAVPQAYYGSYY from the exons ATGTTAACAAACGGTCCAGATCTGGCGACATCATCGACTACCATAGTTCCGCCCACACGCGGCCCGACGCGATATAAAATCTGCTCCCCAAATTCCTTGCCCTACTGGCTACTATTACCACCGCTGCTGCAGTATTTACACAAACCTCAATCCAAAACCTTCGAAGCCGAATCCAGAACTCTCAGCAAACGACAAACGACACCGGTTTCTTATTTTTCCTCAG GTATGGGAGACCATGATACAGCCATATCTGAGACATCTGCTGTGATGGGCTATACATCTGCGAGTTATACTTCCACTGACTATTCTGATGCCAATTCAAATGTTGTCCCCGACGCCAGTGCTTTCCCATCTAAGGCTACTGGGGATTTTGCTGCCCCTGCTGCTATTGCTGATATAAATTCTACTGTTCCTGGTGGTTTTGATTTGGGAGATGGGAACATATATGGTACAGATCCTAATCCCATCTTGCAAGAAGCACATGTGAGTACAGCATTTGAAGCCGAGCCAGCTGTCGGAGTTGCTAATACTAGTGAGAAAGTCACCGATCCAGAAAATGCAGCAATAGAGTTGTCTCAAGCAGCTCGTAATATTTCTTCTGTGGATGGTAGTGTTGGTGAAATGGGGACTCTCGCAGTTGAGAATGGAAATGCTTCTGATAATATGGCGAGAGCTGCTGATGAGCAACAGTTTGATGGTTTCG TACCAGCTATGTCTGCTGAAGAAGATCGACTGTGGAACATTGTGAGAGCTAattctttagattttaatgCATGGACTTCCTTGATTGAAGAAACTGAGAAGGTGGCACAG GAGAACATTTTGAAAATTCGAAAAGTTTACGACGCTTTTTTGGCAGAATTTCCTTTGTGTTATGGTTATTGGAAAAAGTATGCAGACCATGAGGCTCATCTGGGCTCTGTTGACAAAGTTGTGGAGGTTTATGAACGGGCAGTTCAAGGAGTGACATATTCAGTGGACATTTGGTTGCATTATTGCATATTTTCCATTAGCACATATGGGGATCCAGACACCATCAGAAG GCTCTTTGAACGAGGATTAGCTTATGTTGGAACAGATTACCTGTCGTTCACCCTCTGGGATAAATATATTGAATATGAATACATGCAGCAAGAATGGGGCCGTCTTGCTATGATTTACACCCGGATTTTGGAGTATCCAAATCAACAATTGGATCGGTATTTTACCAG CTTCAAAGAGTTAGTTGGAAGTCGACCTTTGTCTGAAATAATGACTGCTGAGGAAGCTGCAACAGCAGCAGGTGGACTTTCGGAGGATAGTGTCCAAGCGAATGAAGGAGAGGTTCATCCTGATGCTACAGAACAATTTCCTAAACCTGTAAGTGCTGGCTTAACAGAAGCAGAGGAGTTGCAGAAGTATATCGCCGTTAGAGAAGAGATGTATAAGAAAGCTAAAGAGTTCGATTCTAAGATCATTGGTTTTGAAACAGCTATTAGGAGGCCCTACTTTCATGTTCGGCCTCTCAATGTTGCAGAGCTTGAAAATTGGCATAGCTATTTGGATTTCATGGAAAAGGAAGGTGACTTTAACAAG GTGGTCAAGTTATATGAAAGATGCCTGATTGCATGTGCCAATTATCCTGAGTATTGGATACGGTATGTTTTATGCATGGAAGCTAGTGGAATGTTGGATCTTGCAAATAACGCACTTGCTCGTGCAACCCAAGTCTTTGTCAAG AGACAGCCAGAGATCCACCTTTTTGCTGCACGGTTTAAAGAGCAAAATGGGGATATACCTGGTTCTCAAGATGCCTATCAACTGGTGCATACTGAAATCTCTCCTGGTCTGATTGAAGCAATTATTAAACATGCAAATATGGAATATCGCCTG GGGAATCTAGAAGCTGCTTACTCCTTGTATGAACAGGCCATTGctattgaaaaaggaaaagagcatTCACAGACATTACCGATGCTGTATGCGCAATACTCTCGGTTTGTATATATG GTTTCTGGTAATGAAGAAAAAGCTAGGGAAATTCTAGTTCAAGCACTTGAGCATGTCCAACTATCAAAACCGATTCTTGAg GCATTAATACATTTTGAGGTAATTCAGTCCTTACCGAAGCGAATTGATTATTTGGATTCATTGGTTGTTAAGTTCATTGTTCCTGACCTGGAGAGCCCCAATGTTGCTAGTCCAGCTGATCGGGAAGAGCtatcatgcatttttttggag TTTGTGAATGCCTTTGGGGATGTACCATCCATCAAGAAGGCCGAGGATCGGCATGCCAAGCTTTTCCTACCCCACCGGAGCACCTCAGAGTTGAAAAAGCGCCATGCAGAGGATTATCTAGCATCAGATAAAGCTAAGATAGCAAGGTCTTTTTCTGTTCCTTCACCTGCCCAGTCCTTGATGGGTGCATATCCAAATGCACAAAACCAGTGGACATCTGGTTATGGTTTGCAGCCTCAAGCTTGGCCTCCAGCTACACAAGCACAGGGACAACAGTGGGCCCCTGGATATACGCAACAG
- the LOC121248774 gene encoding pre-mRNA-processing factor 39-like isoform X4 — MGDHDTAISETSAVMGYTSASYTSTDYSDANSNVVPDASAFPSKATGDFAAPAAIADINSTVPGGFDLGDGNIYGTDPNPILQEAHVSTAFEAEPAVGVANTSEKVTDPENAAIELSQAARNISSVDGSVGEMGTLAVENGNASDNMARAADEQQFDGFVPAMSAEEDRLWNIVRANSLDFNAWTSLIEETEKVAQENILKIRKVYDAFLAEFPLCYGYWKKYADHEAHLGSVDKVVEVYERAVQGVTYSVDIWLHYCIFSISTYGDPDTIRRLFERGLAYVGTDYLSFTLWDKYIEYEYMQQEWGRLAMIYTRILEYPNQQLDRYFTSFKELVGSRPLSEIMTAEEAATAAGGLSEDSVQANEGEVHPDATEQFPKPVSAGLTEAEELQKYIAVREEMYKKAKEFDSKIIGFETAIRRPYFHVRPLNVAELENWHSYLDFMEKEGDFNKVVKLYERCLIACANYPEYWIRYVLCMEASGMLDLANNALARATQVFVKRQPEIHLFAARFKEQNGDIPGSQDAYQLVHTEISPGLIEAIIKHANMEYRLGNLEAAYSLYEQAIAIEKGKEHSQTLPMLYAQYSRFVYMVSGNEEKAREILVQALEHVQLSKPILEALIHFEVIQSLPKRIDYLDSLVVKFIVPDLESPNVASPADREELSCIFLEFVNAFGDVPSIKKAEDRHAKLFLPHRSTSELKKRHAEDYLASDKAKIARSFSVPSPAQSLMGAYPNAQNQWTSGYGLQPQAWPPATQAQGQQWAPGYTQQQAAYSAYSGYGSGYTNPQTAASTPQTPSFGAYPSTYPAQAFPQQSYAQPTAAATLAAPAQQPAAVPQAYYGSYY, encoded by the exons ATGGGAGACCATGATACAGCCATATCTGAGACATCTGCTGTGATGGGCTATACATCTGCGAGTTATACTTCCACTGACTATTCTGATGCCAATTCAAATGTTGTCCCCGACGCCAGTGCTTTCCCATCTAAGGCTACTGGGGATTTTGCTGCCCCTGCTGCTATTGCTGATATAAATTCTACTGTTCCTGGTGGTTTTGATTTGGGAGATGGGAACATATATGGTACAGATCCTAATCCCATCTTGCAAGAAGCACATGTGAGTACAGCATTTGAAGCCGAGCCAGCTGTCGGAGTTGCTAATACTAGTGAGAAAGTCACCGATCCAGAAAATGCAGCAATAGAGTTGTCTCAAGCAGCTCGTAATATTTCTTCTGTGGATGGTAGTGTTGGTGAAATGGGGACTCTCGCAGTTGAGAATGGAAATGCTTCTGATAATATGGCGAGAGCTGCTGATGAGCAACAGTTTGATGGTTTCG TACCAGCTATGTCTGCTGAAGAAGATCGACTGTGGAACATTGTGAGAGCTAattctttagattttaatgCATGGACTTCCTTGATTGAAGAAACTGAGAAGGTGGCACAG GAGAACATTTTGAAAATTCGAAAAGTTTACGACGCTTTTTTGGCAGAATTTCCTTTGTGTTATGGTTATTGGAAAAAGTATGCAGACCATGAGGCTCATCTGGGCTCTGTTGACAAAGTTGTGGAGGTTTATGAACGGGCAGTTCAAGGAGTGACATATTCAGTGGACATTTGGTTGCATTATTGCATATTTTCCATTAGCACATATGGGGATCCAGACACCATCAGAAG GCTCTTTGAACGAGGATTAGCTTATGTTGGAACAGATTACCTGTCGTTCACCCTCTGGGATAAATATATTGAATATGAATACATGCAGCAAGAATGGGGCCGTCTTGCTATGATTTACACCCGGATTTTGGAGTATCCAAATCAACAATTGGATCGGTATTTTACCAG CTTCAAAGAGTTAGTTGGAAGTCGACCTTTGTCTGAAATAATGACTGCTGAGGAAGCTGCAACAGCAGCAGGTGGACTTTCGGAGGATAGTGTCCAAGCGAATGAAGGAGAGGTTCATCCTGATGCTACAGAACAATTTCCTAAACCTGTAAGTGCTGGCTTAACAGAAGCAGAGGAGTTGCAGAAGTATATCGCCGTTAGAGAAGAGATGTATAAGAAAGCTAAAGAGTTCGATTCTAAGATCATTGGTTTTGAAACAGCTATTAGGAGGCCCTACTTTCATGTTCGGCCTCTCAATGTTGCAGAGCTTGAAAATTGGCATAGCTATTTGGATTTCATGGAAAAGGAAGGTGACTTTAACAAG GTGGTCAAGTTATATGAAAGATGCCTGATTGCATGTGCCAATTATCCTGAGTATTGGATACGGTATGTTTTATGCATGGAAGCTAGTGGAATGTTGGATCTTGCAAATAACGCACTTGCTCGTGCAACCCAAGTCTTTGTCAAG AGACAGCCAGAGATCCACCTTTTTGCTGCACGGTTTAAAGAGCAAAATGGGGATATACCTGGTTCTCAAGATGCCTATCAACTGGTGCATACTGAAATCTCTCCTGGTCTGATTGAAGCAATTATTAAACATGCAAATATGGAATATCGCCTG GGGAATCTAGAAGCTGCTTACTCCTTGTATGAACAGGCCATTGctattgaaaaaggaaaagagcatTCACAGACATTACCGATGCTGTATGCGCAATACTCTCGGTTTGTATATATG GTTTCTGGTAATGAAGAAAAAGCTAGGGAAATTCTAGTTCAAGCACTTGAGCATGTCCAACTATCAAAACCGATTCTTGAg GCATTAATACATTTTGAGGTAATTCAGTCCTTACCGAAGCGAATTGATTATTTGGATTCATTGGTTGTTAAGTTCATTGTTCCTGACCTGGAGAGCCCCAATGTTGCTAGTCCAGCTGATCGGGAAGAGCtatcatgcatttttttggag TTTGTGAATGCCTTTGGGGATGTACCATCCATCAAGAAGGCCGAGGATCGGCATGCCAAGCTTTTCCTACCCCACCGGAGCACCTCAGAGTTGAAAAAGCGCCATGCAGAGGATTATCTAGCATCAGATAAAGCTAAGATAGCAAGGTCTTTTTCTGTTCCTTCACCTGCCCAGTCCTTGATGGGTGCATATCCAAATGCACAAAACCAGTGGACATCTGGTTATGGTTTGCAGCCTCAAGCTTGGCCTCCAGCTACACAAGCACAGGGACAACAGTGGGCCCCTGGATATACGCAACAG